One Mycobacteroides salmoniphilum DNA segment encodes these proteins:
- a CDS encoding VOC family protein, protein MGIAFNHTIIHSHDRDASARFFTEIFGLPSAQEFGPFLNVTLEHGGNLDFATIAGDDITPQHYAFLVDEDDFDAIYSRITDRGLEHWADPRAQHPGEINHHDGGRGVYFRDPSGHYLEIITRSYGSGEASGS, encoded by the coding sequence ATGGGTATCGCGTTCAACCACACCATTATTCATTCACATGACCGCGACGCGTCCGCGCGCTTCTTCACCGAGATCTTCGGACTGCCTTCCGCACAGGAATTTGGCCCGTTCCTCAATGTGACCCTCGAACACGGCGGCAATCTGGACTTTGCGACCATCGCGGGCGACGACATCACCCCGCAGCACTATGCCTTCCTGGTCGACGAGGACGACTTTGACGCAATCTATAGCCGCATTACTGATCGCGGTCTCGAGCACTGGGCAGATCCGCGGGCCCAACATCCGGGCGAGATCAATCACCATGATGGCGGCCGCGGGGTGTACTTCCGCGACCCGTCGGGCCACTATCTGGAAATCATCACCCGGTCCTACGGATCAGGGGAGGCGTCGGGGTCGTAG
- the polA gene encoding DNA polymerase I has translation MTAPVTKTETKQPTLLLLDGNSLAFRAFYALPAENFKTQSGLTTNAVYGFTSMLINLLRDEAPTHVAAAFDVSRKTFRSERYPEYKATRSATPDEFRGQIDITKEVLQALGITVLAEEGFEADDIIATLATQGQAEGFKVYVVTGDRDALQLVNEDVTVLYPRKGVSELTRFTPEAVVEKYGLTPTQYPDFAALRGDPSDNLPGIPGVGEKTASKWILEYGSLQELIDKADTVRGKVGDSLRANLASVVLNRELTDLVRTVPLPYVPAQLALAPWDRDQIHRLFDDLEFRVLRDRLFETLEAVEPEVDEGFQLAGQALEPGAVAEWLTAHTADGRRSGLAVVGTYTPYDGDATAVAIASADGDGAYIDTTTVTPEDEAALAEWLADEARPKALHEAKQAMHALTGRGWPLAGVTSDTALAAYLVRPGQRSFALDDLSLRYLRRELRAEDTGEQQLSLLDEDGADGAKQSQAQMLRARAVIDLADALDVELERIESAALLTEMELPVLRVLAGLESVGIAVDIDHLTSLQNQFATGIREAADAAYAVIGKQINLGSPKQLQVVLFDELGMPKTKKTKTGYTTDADALQTLFDKTGHPFLEHLLTHRDVTRLKVTVDGLLKSVAADGRIHTTFNQTIAATGRLSSTEPNLQNIPVRTEAGREIRDGFVVGGGYAELMTVDYSQIEMRIMAHLSADEGLIEAFNTGEDLHSFVAARAFGVPIDEVTGELRRRVKAMSYGLAYGLSAYGLATQLKISNDEAKEQMDQYFSRFGGVREYLHAVVDQARKDGYTSTVLGRRRYLPDLDSGDRLRREAAERAALNAPIQGSAADIIKVAMISTDKALRDKGLQSRMLLQVHDELLFEVAEGERDTLETLVRETMGSAYPLDVPLEVSVGYGRSWDAAAH, from the coding sequence GTGACTGCGCCTGTAACCAAGACCGAGACCAAACAGCCGACCCTGCTGCTGCTCGACGGTAACTCGCTGGCGTTCCGGGCGTTCTATGCGCTCCCGGCCGAGAATTTCAAGACACAGTCCGGCCTGACCACCAACGCGGTGTACGGGTTCACCTCGATGTTGATCAACCTGCTGCGCGATGAGGCCCCGACGCATGTGGCCGCCGCCTTCGACGTTTCCCGCAAGACATTCCGCTCGGAGCGGTACCCCGAATACAAGGCCACTCGTTCGGCCACGCCCGACGAGTTCCGCGGACAGATCGACATCACCAAGGAAGTGCTGCAGGCCCTGGGCATCACGGTGCTCGCCGAGGAAGGTTTCGAGGCCGACGACATCATCGCCACCCTGGCGACCCAGGGGCAGGCCGAGGGTTTCAAGGTCTATGTGGTCACCGGTGATCGCGACGCACTGCAGCTCGTCAATGAGGACGTGACAGTGCTGTATCCGCGCAAGGGAGTCAGCGAGCTCACCCGGTTCACGCCGGAGGCCGTGGTCGAGAAGTACGGGTTGACGCCCACCCAGTACCCCGATTTCGCGGCATTGCGGGGCGACCCCAGCGACAACCTGCCCGGGATCCCCGGGGTCGGCGAGAAGACCGCCAGCAAGTGGATCCTCGAGTACGGCTCCTTACAAGAGCTGATCGACAAGGCCGATACCGTGCGCGGAAAGGTTGGCGACTCGCTGCGCGCGAACCTGGCATCGGTGGTCCTGAACCGCGAGCTCACCGATCTGGTGCGGACGGTGCCGCTTCCGTATGTGCCCGCCCAGCTCGCCTTGGCCCCCTGGGACCGCGACCAGATACACCGCCTGTTCGACGATCTCGAATTCCGGGTGCTGCGCGACAGGTTGTTCGAGACCCTGGAGGCGGTGGAGCCCGAAGTGGACGAGGGCTTCCAGCTGGCGGGACAGGCGTTGGAGCCGGGAGCCGTCGCCGAGTGGCTGACCGCACACACAGCCGATGGCCGTCGTAGCGGCCTCGCGGTAGTCGGGACATACACGCCCTATGACGGCGATGCCACGGCCGTGGCCATCGCGTCCGCCGACGGAGATGGTGCGTACATCGACACCACAACGGTCACCCCAGAGGATGAGGCAGCTCTGGCCGAGTGGCTCGCCGATGAGGCTCGCCCCAAGGCCCTGCATGAGGCGAAGCAGGCCATGCACGCGCTGACCGGGCGCGGATGGCCACTCGCCGGCGTCACCTCCGATACCGCTCTCGCCGCCTACCTGGTGCGCCCCGGGCAGCGTAGCTTCGCGCTCGACGACCTGTCGTTGCGGTACCTACGCCGCGAGCTGCGCGCCGAAGACACTGGAGAGCAACAGCTTTCGCTACTCGATGAAGACGGTGCGGACGGAGCCAAACAATCCCAGGCCCAGATGCTGCGTGCCCGTGCCGTCATCGACCTCGCCGATGCGCTCGACGTCGAACTCGAACGCATCGAGTCGGCGGCACTGCTCACCGAGATGGAACTACCGGTCCTACGGGTGCTGGCCGGGTTGGAGTCGGTCGGTATCGCGGTCGACATCGACCATCTGACCTCGCTACAGAACCAATTCGCCACCGGTATCCGGGAGGCCGCCGACGCCGCCTATGCGGTGATCGGGAAGCAGATCAATCTGGGCTCTCCCAAACAGCTTCAGGTGGTGCTGTTTGACGAGCTCGGTATGCCCAAGACCAAAAAGACCAAGACCGGCTATACGACCGATGCGGACGCGCTGCAAACGCTCTTCGACAAGACCGGGCACCCGTTCCTGGAGCACCTCCTCACTCACCGTGATGTCACCAGGCTGAAGGTCACCGTCGACGGGCTGCTGAAATCCGTTGCCGCGGATGGACGTATTCACACCACCTTCAACCAGACGATCGCGGCCACGGGCCGGTTGTCATCGACAGAGCCAAACCTGCAGAACATCCCGGTGCGCACCGAGGCCGGGCGTGAGATCCGCGATGGCTTCGTTGTCGGTGGGGGCTACGCCGAGTTGATGACTGTCGACTACAGCCAGATCGAGATGCGCATCATGGCGCATCTGTCGGCCGACGAGGGTCTTATCGAAGCGTTCAACACCGGCGAGGACCTGCACTCGTTCGTGGCTGCCCGGGCGTTCGGGGTGCCGATCGACGAGGTGACCGGCGAGCTGCGCCGGCGGGTCAAGGCCATGTCCTACGGCCTGGCGTACGGGCTGTCGGCCTATGGCCTGGCCACCCAGCTCAAGATCTCCAATGACGAGGCCAAAGAGCAGATGGATCAGTACTTCTCGCGGTTCGGCGGCGTTCGTGAGTACCTGCACGCCGTGGTGGATCAGGCACGCAAGGACGGATACACCTCGACGGTGCTCGGCCGGCGCCGCTACCTGCCCGATCTGGACAGTGGTGATCGCCTGCGCCGCGAGGCGGCCGAGCGCGCAGCACTCAACGCGCCGATCCAGGGGAGCGCCGCCGACATCATCAAGGTCGCGATGATTTCCACCGATA
- a CDS encoding lipid-transfer protein yields the protein MSRTPDPVYILGAGMHPWGKWGRDFTEYGVAAARTALQDAELDWRQIQFVAGADTIRNGYPGFIAGSTFAQKLGWNGVPISSTYAACASGSQALQSARAQILAGFCDVALVIGADTTPKGFFAPVGGERKADPDWQRFHLIGATNPVYFAMLARRRMDLYGATAEDFAQVKVKNSRHGLNNPNARFRKESSVEDVLASPVVSDPLRLLDICATSDGAAALIVASADFAKKHLGSVEGVPSVRAVATITPKYPQHLPELPDIATDSTAVVPAPERVFKDQIVDAAYAEAGIGPEDVSLAEVYDLSTALELDWYEHLGLCARGEGEQLLRSGATTVGGRIPVNASGGLACFGEAIPAQAIAQVCELTFQLRGQAGDRQVEGARVGITANQGLFGNGSSVIVAR from the coding sequence ATGAGCCGCACCCCGGATCCGGTTTACATCCTCGGCGCGGGCATGCACCCGTGGGGTAAGTGGGGACGTGACTTCACCGAGTATGGCGTCGCCGCGGCCCGCACCGCACTGCAGGACGCCGAATTGGATTGGCGCCAAATTCAATTCGTCGCCGGAGCGGACACCATTCGCAATGGTTACCCGGGCTTCATCGCCGGCTCGACCTTCGCCCAGAAGCTGGGATGGAACGGTGTACCGATCAGCTCGACGTATGCGGCCTGTGCCAGCGGTTCGCAGGCGCTGCAGAGTGCCCGCGCGCAGATTCTCGCCGGTTTCTGCGATGTGGCATTGGTCATCGGGGCCGACACCACCCCGAAGGGCTTCTTCGCGCCGGTGGGCGGCGAGCGCAAGGCCGACCCGGATTGGCAGCGTTTCCACCTCATCGGCGCCACTAACCCGGTGTACTTCGCGATGCTCGCGCGGCGCCGGATGGACCTCTACGGTGCGACTGCCGAGGATTTCGCCCAGGTGAAGGTCAAGAACTCCCGGCATGGTCTGAACAACCCGAACGCCCGGTTCCGCAAGGAGTCCTCCGTGGAGGATGTGCTGGCCAGCCCCGTCGTGTCGGACCCGCTGCGGCTGCTGGACATCTGCGCCACCAGCGACGGCGCCGCGGCCCTGATCGTGGCCAGCGCCGATTTCGCGAAGAAACATCTCGGCTCGGTCGAGGGCGTCCCGTCGGTTCGCGCGGTCGCCACCATCACCCCCAAGTATCCGCAGCATCTTCCTGAACTCCCCGATATCGCTACCGATTCCACCGCGGTGGTGCCGGCGCCCGAGCGCGTGTTCAAGGATCAGATCGTCGACGCCGCCTACGCGGAGGCCGGTATCGGTCCCGAGGACGTGAGCCTCGCCGAGGTGTACGACCTCTCGACGGCCCTGGAGCTGGACTGGTACGAGCACCTGGGCCTGTGCGCCAGGGGCGAGGGCGAGCAGCTGTTGCGCAGCGGTGCCACGACGGTCGGCGGACGGATTCCGGTGAATGCCTCCGGTGGCCTGGCCTGCTTCGGCGAAGCCATCCCGGCCCAGGCCATCGCGCAGGTGTGCGAGCTGACCTTCCAGCTACGCGGGCAGGCCGGTGATCGGCAGGTCGAGGGTGCGCGGGTCGGGATTACCGCCAACCAGGGCCTGTTCGGCAACGGTTCGTCGGTCATCGTCGCGCGCTAG
- a CDS encoding branched-chain amino acid ABC transporter permease — MISGWMAQTGVQASTISFDLHGLWNSIGQLTIDGLAWGAIYALVAVGYTLVFGVLRLINFAHSEVFMLGMFGAYFALDVILGFTPGGNAYNKGVSLTVLYLGVAMLVAMVVSATTALGLEAVAYRPLRRRGARPLTFLITAIGMSFVIQEFVHFVLPKILKGYGGSNAQQPIRLVTPRPVWTFGPFDIGGHHIPFQATLTNVTIVVVAAALVLALLTDIAINHTKFGRGIRAVAQDPTTATLMGVSRERIIMTTFVIGGLLAGAAALLYTLKVPQGIIYSGGFLLGIKAFSAAVLGGIGNLRGALLGGLLLGVMENYGQAVFGTQWRDVVAFVLLVLVLMFRPTGILGESLGRAKA; from the coding sequence ATGATTTCGGGGTGGATGGCACAGACAGGTGTGCAGGCCAGCACAATTTCATTCGATCTGCACGGACTGTGGAACAGCATCGGTCAGCTGACGATCGACGGCTTGGCGTGGGGCGCCATCTATGCGCTGGTCGCGGTGGGCTACACGCTCGTCTTCGGGGTGTTACGCCTCATCAACTTCGCGCATTCCGAGGTCTTCATGCTGGGCATGTTCGGGGCGTACTTCGCCCTGGACGTCATACTCGGCTTCACACCCGGAGGTAATGCCTACAACAAGGGCGTATCGCTCACCGTCCTGTATCTCGGTGTCGCGATGCTCGTCGCGATGGTGGTATCGGCCACCACGGCGCTGGGACTGGAAGCGGTCGCCTACCGCCCGCTGCGTCGCCGCGGCGCGCGGCCTCTGACGTTCCTCATCACCGCCATCGGGATGTCCTTTGTCATCCAGGAATTCGTGCATTTCGTGCTGCCGAAGATCCTGAAGGGTTACGGCGGCAGTAATGCACAGCAGCCGATCCGCCTGGTGACGCCCCGGCCGGTATGGACGTTTGGCCCCTTTGACATAGGCGGCCACCACATTCCGTTCCAGGCCACGCTCACCAATGTCACCATCGTGGTGGTGGCGGCGGCCCTGGTGCTGGCCCTTTTGACCGATATCGCGATCAACCACACCAAGTTCGGGCGCGGTATCCGTGCGGTCGCGCAGGATCCGACGACGGCGACGCTGATGGGCGTGTCGCGCGAACGCATCATCATGACGACGTTCGTCATCGGTGGACTGTTGGCCGGGGCGGCCGCGCTCCTCTATACGCTGAAGGTGCCGCAGGGCATCATCTACTCCGGCGGATTCCTGTTGGGGATCAAGGCATTCTCTGCCGCCGTGCTCGGTGGTATCGGCAACCTGCGCGGTGCGCTACTGGGCGGCCTGCTGCTGGGCGTGATGGAGAACTACGGACAAGCGGTGTTCGGCACCCAATGGCGCGACGTGGTGGCATTCGTCCTGCTGGTACTGGTGCTCATGTTCCGTCCCACCGGCATTCTCGGTGAGAGTCTCGGGCGGGCGAAGGCATGA
- a CDS encoding Zn-ribbon domain-containing OB-fold protein, whose protein sequence is MPTDQAPAVDGWFDTDESGQPHLIGGKCTQCATIVFPPRANNCPNPACDSDVLDQVPLSSRGTVWSYTENQYAPPPPYPASDPYEPYAIAAVELAAEGIIVLGKVVAGTGAADLKVGQSMELALEPLYTDDEGVQRLVYAWKKVSA, encoded by the coding sequence GTGCCTACAGATCAAGCCCCTGCCGTCGACGGCTGGTTCGATACCGACGAATCCGGTCAGCCACACCTGATAGGCGGCAAGTGCACGCAGTGCGCCACCATCGTGTTCCCGCCGCGTGCCAACAACTGCCCCAACCCGGCCTGTGACAGCGATGTGCTCGATCAGGTGCCGCTGTCGTCTCGTGGCACGGTCTGGAGCTACACGGAGAATCAGTACGCACCTCCTCCCCCCTATCCGGCGTCCGACCCATACGAGCCGTACGCGATCGCCGCGGTCGAACTGGCGGCCGAGGGCATCATCGTGCTCGGCAAGGTGGTCGCGGGCACCGGCGCTGCCGACCTGAAGGTGGGTCAAAGCATGGAACTCGCACTCGAACCGCTCTACACCGACGACGAGGGCGTGCAGCGTCTGGTCTACGCATGGAAGAAGGTCTCGGCATGA
- a CDS encoding SDR family NAD(P)-dependent oxidoreductase yields MNRTMLVLGAGTGTGAAVARRFGRDGFHVAVVGRRREPLDSLVADLLDDDVLATAFPTDLTDAVRVAELLSAVTSALPPIEAIYYGPSSPVAFTAARELTVAEADRYWGLLVRPLIHTVSAVLPGMIERGRGTILSTIGGTGARAMPEMSGPGPAAAAARNYLQGLHSEVAPHGVYVGLLTIGALILGSEMAAVTPRDAHEFPTVESVALAEQLWDMSAVRNTFENFVPSDSIFGP; encoded by the coding sequence ATGAACAGAACCATGCTCGTGCTCGGGGCTGGCACTGGCACCGGCGCGGCGGTAGCTCGGCGATTTGGCCGTGATGGTTTCCACGTCGCGGTGGTGGGACGCAGACGTGAACCCCTGGACTCGTTGGTGGCAGATCTCCTCGACGACGACGTACTGGCCACCGCGTTTCCCACAGACCTCACCGACGCGGTCCGCGTTGCCGAGCTCCTTTCGGCGGTGACCTCCGCGCTGCCCCCGATTGAGGCCATTTACTACGGCCCCTCGTCGCCTGTCGCATTCACCGCCGCCCGCGAACTCACCGTGGCCGAGGCCGACCGTTACTGGGGGCTGCTGGTGCGTCCGCTGATCCACACGGTGTCCGCGGTACTTCCCGGAATGATCGAACGAGGGCGCGGGACGATCCTGTCCACCATCGGCGGAACAGGAGCCAGGGCTATGCCCGAGATGAGCGGACCCGGGCCGGCCGCGGCCGCAGCGCGAAACTATCTGCAGGGACTGCATTCTGAAGTGGCACCGCACGGTGTGTACGTCGGGCTGCTGACCATCGGGGCGCTCATCCTCGGTAGCGAGATGGCGGCCGTGACACCTCGCGATGCCCACGAGTTCCCGACGGTCGAATCAGTAGCGTTGGCCGAGCAGTTGTGGGACATGTCAGCCGTCCGGAACACGTTCGAGAATTTCGTGCCGTCGGACTCGATATTTGGGCCATGA
- a CDS encoding ABC transporter ATP-binding protein: MPPVQLKLTNVGVHYGPIQAVRTLSLDVREGELVTLLGSNGAGKSTTMRAISGLVPLSAGTIFFEGQDISKMKAHKRVKAGIVQAPEGRGIFPGMTVAENLEMGCYGRKFKSRAERRERLDWINALFPRLAERRHQEGGTLSGGEQQMLSIGRALMARPKILLLDEPSMGLAPLLITKIFNIIEEINASGTTVVLVEQNAQQALSRSDHAYILETGSVVRSGAGRELLQDDSVRSAYLGVV; the protein is encoded by the coding sequence GTGCCTCCCGTACAGCTGAAACTCACCAACGTCGGGGTCCACTATGGCCCAATCCAGGCTGTGCGCACGTTGTCCCTGGATGTCCGCGAGGGCGAGCTGGTCACCCTGCTCGGTTCCAATGGCGCCGGCAAGTCGACCACCATGCGCGCCATCTCCGGCCTGGTCCCGCTCAGTGCCGGGACCATCTTCTTCGAGGGCCAGGACATCTCGAAGATGAAGGCGCACAAGCGCGTCAAGGCGGGAATCGTCCAGGCGCCCGAAGGGCGGGGGATTTTCCCCGGCATGACCGTCGCCGAGAATCTCGAAATGGGTTGTTACGGGCGAAAATTCAAGTCGCGCGCAGAGCGCCGGGAACGCCTCGACTGGATCAACGCATTGTTCCCGCGGCTCGCCGAACGCCGGCACCAAGAGGGCGGCACTCTCTCCGGCGGCGAGCAACAGATGCTGTCCATTGGACGTGCCCTGATGGCCAGGCCCAAGATCCTCTTGCTCGATGAGCCGTCCATGGGTCTGGCGCCGTTGTTGATCACGAAGATCTTCAACATCATCGAGGAGATCAACGCCTCCGGGACGACGGTGGTTCTGGTCGAGCAAAATGCACAGCAGGCGCTGAGCCGTTCGGATCACGCCTACATTCTGGAGACCGGTTCGGTCGTTCGATCGGGCGCCGGACGAGAATTGCTGCAAGACGACAGCGTGCGGTCCGCCTATCTCGGCGTTGTCTGA
- a CDS encoding winged helix-turn-helix transcriptional regulator: MTERESSVLPSVCAGVGLAEGEFIREVLDRVGDKWSVLIIATLHDGPRRYTELHDAVPSISQRMLTRTLMLLRRDGLVTRTAFAEVPPRVEYALTPLGLDLHSISAALVLWARGHHEAIRGHRALFDASLDNPSMAK, from the coding sequence GTGACGGAACGTGAGAGCTCTGTTTTGCCGAGTGTTTGCGCCGGCGTGGGGCTAGCCGAGGGCGAGTTCATCCGCGAGGTCCTGGACCGCGTCGGCGACAAATGGAGTGTGCTGATCATCGCGACGCTGCACGACGGCCCTCGCAGATACACCGAGCTTCACGACGCCGTGCCGAGCATTTCGCAGCGCATGCTCACCCGCACGCTGATGTTGTTGCGCCGTGACGGACTCGTCACGCGCACCGCGTTCGCCGAGGTGCCACCGCGGGTGGAGTATGCGCTGACGCCGTTGGGACTCGACCTGCACAGCATCTCCGCCGCCTTGGTCCTCTGGGCCCGCGGCCATCACGAGGCCATTCGCGGCCACCGGGCGCTATTCGACGCTAGCCTTGACAATCCGTCGATGGCGAAGTAG
- a CDS encoding branched-chain amino acid ABC transporter permease → MTAARALAPGDSIRRWWSELARPVQWAYGIIGFALMALLPVWKIPLLDTPNTAFGPVMAQFAMVALIAIGLNVVVGQAGLLDLGYVGFYAIGAYTVALLTSPDSPWNRMGTSAFFSSSWAWLSCLPIAVAITAFFGLVLGTPTLRLRGDYLAIVTLGFGEIIRLLADNLEVTNGPRGLHKIAYPHVGEQYVRGGVFSSGNSGGHLNYGVWWYWLGLCLIAVVLILMGNLERSRVGRSWVAIREDEDAAEMMGVPTFRFKLWAFVIGASIGGLSGALYAGQVQYVASPTFNIINSMLFLCAVVLGGQGNKLGVIFGAFIIVYLPNRLLGVQVQGVDLGNLKYLFFGLALVVLMIFRPQGLFPAQQKLMAYWRKASERFGAKKPEEAEAPA, encoded by the coding sequence ATGACGGCCGCGCGCGCTCTGGCACCGGGCGACTCGATACGCCGGTGGTGGTCCGAGCTGGCCCGCCCGGTCCAGTGGGCATACGGGATCATCGGATTCGCGCTCATGGCGCTGTTACCGGTGTGGAAGATCCCGCTCCTGGACACTCCCAACACCGCCTTCGGCCCGGTGATGGCCCAGTTCGCGATGGTAGCGCTGATTGCGATAGGCCTGAATGTCGTTGTGGGGCAGGCGGGGTTGCTTGACCTGGGGTATGTCGGCTTCTACGCCATCGGCGCATACACGGTCGCGTTGCTCACCAGCCCCGACAGTCCGTGGAACCGCATGGGAACATCGGCCTTCTTCAGTTCGAGCTGGGCATGGTTGTCCTGTCTCCCCATCGCCGTGGCGATCACCGCCTTCTTCGGCCTGGTGCTGGGCACACCCACACTGCGCCTTCGGGGCGACTATCTGGCCATTGTCACGCTGGGATTCGGCGAGATCATCCGGCTGCTCGCCGACAATCTGGAGGTCACTAACGGGCCGCGTGGCCTACACAAGATCGCGTATCCGCATGTGGGGGAGCAGTACGTCCGCGGCGGTGTCTTCTCCAGCGGCAATTCTGGTGGCCACCTGAACTATGGCGTGTGGTGGTACTGGCTCGGTCTCTGCCTGATCGCGGTGGTGCTGATACTGATGGGCAATCTGGAGCGCAGCCGAGTGGGCCGCTCGTGGGTGGCCATTCGGGAGGACGAGGACGCCGCCGAGATGATGGGGGTTCCCACGTTTCGGTTCAAGTTGTGGGCCTTCGTGATTGGCGCCAGCATCGGCGGATTGTCCGGCGCCCTGTACGCGGGCCAGGTCCAGTACGTGGCATCGCCCACCTTCAACATCATCAACTCGATGCTGTTCCTGTGCGCCGTGGTGCTCGGTGGGCAGGGCAACAAGCTCGGCGTGATCTTCGGCGCGTTCATCATCGTGTACCTGCCGAACCGCCTTCTCGGCGTGCAGGTACAGGGCGTAGACCTTGGCAATCTGAAGTATCTGTTCTTCGGATTGGCGCTGGTCGTGCTGATGATCTTCCGGCCCCAGGGTTTGTTCCCGGCGCAGCAGAAGCTGATGGCCTACTGGCGCAAGGCATCTGAGCGGTTTGGCGCGAAGAAGCCCGAGGAAGCCGAGGCCCCGGCATGA
- a CDS encoding ABC transporter ATP-binding protein, producing MTEHENDSPEDEQEVVEFAGSDTAVDLADDLDDTTDPATAEVLLEVKELTLKFGGLQALDGVSFDIRRGEILGLVGPNGAGKTTCFNAITGVYKPTSGSIVFDGKAMRRLRRHQITRRGIARTFQNIRLFGEMTALENVAVGTDARHKTSVLGALLRTPRHRREEHYAVDVGLGLLDFVGIADVADIKAKDLPYGSQRRLEIARALATEPKLLCLDEPAAGFTPSEKESLIELIQRIRDYGYTVLLIEHDMKLVMGVTDRIVVLEFGRKIADGLPAEVRNDPAVIEAYLGVADEEFHGPGPGPGWLDSAVPDTESER from the coding sequence ATGACCGAGCACGAGAACGACAGTCCCGAGGACGAGCAGGAAGTTGTCGAGTTCGCCGGATCCGATACCGCGGTCGACCTTGCCGACGATCTCGACGACACGACCGATCCCGCCACCGCCGAGGTGCTGCTCGAGGTGAAGGAACTGACGCTCAAATTCGGTGGCCTGCAAGCCCTCGACGGGGTGAGCTTCGATATCAGGCGTGGCGAGATCCTCGGCCTGGTCGGTCCCAACGGCGCCGGCAAGACGACCTGCTTCAACGCCATCACCGGCGTGTACAAGCCGACATCGGGCAGCATCGTGTTCGACGGGAAAGCGATGCGCCGACTGCGGCGGCACCAGATCACCCGGCGCGGGATCGCCCGGACCTTCCAGAACATCCGGCTGTTCGGCGAGATGACGGCCCTGGAGAATGTCGCGGTAGGTACGGATGCCCGGCACAAGACCTCGGTACTGGGGGCGCTACTGCGCACACCGCGGCACCGTCGTGAGGAACACTATGCCGTCGACGTGGGGTTGGGGCTGCTCGACTTCGTCGGCATCGCCGATGTCGCCGACATCAAGGCCAAGGATCTCCCGTACGGCAGCCAGCGCAGACTCGAGATCGCGCGGGCGCTGGCCACCGAACCCAAACTGCTCTGTCTGGACGAGCCGGCTGCCGGGTTCACCCCCAGTGAGAAGGAATCGCTGATCGAGCTGATTCAGCGCATCCGCGACTACGGATACACCGTGTTGCTCATCGAGCACGATATGAAGCTGGTCATGGGCGTCACCGACCGCATCGTCGTGCTCGAATTCGGCAGGAAGATCGCCGACGGCCTGCCCGCCGAGGTCAGAAACGACCCGGCGGTGATCGAGGCGTACCTAGGAGTGGCCGATGAGGAATTCCACGGACCCGGTCCCGGACCTGGTTGGCTCGACTCGGCTGTGCCCGATACCGAAAGCGAGAGGTAA
- a CDS encoding TIGR02206 family membrane protein, producing the protein MERQFHAYGPSHWVILAVFVLGAVLLVSCGRSLAEIRARLLGRALGAVTAIIYAVILIAGCIPLRIDVSVPLRLTDLATVVAAYALWSQRHWAYALTYYWGLVLSSQALISPVLTGPDFPDYRFLGFWSIHLLVVWAAIYLTWGRGMRPTWRSYRLTVTVTLSWVTLTMAFNAIVGSNYGFLNEKPSTASLLDLMGPWPWYVVSATGLVLTVWALMTWPWERSAGKTGEGQTTPR; encoded by the coding sequence ATGGAACGACAGTTCCACGCGTACGGCCCGTCGCATTGGGTGATTCTTGCCGTATTCGTGCTTGGCGCAGTGCTGTTGGTGTCGTGCGGGCGCAGCCTCGCCGAGATCCGCGCGCGCCTGCTCGGTCGTGCGCTCGGCGCCGTGACGGCGATCATCTATGCCGTCATCTTGATCGCCGGATGTATTCCTCTGCGCATCGACGTCTCGGTACCCCTGCGGCTGACCGACCTGGCCACCGTCGTCGCGGCGTACGCGCTGTGGTCCCAACGGCATTGGGCATATGCGTTGACGTATTACTGGGGACTGGTGCTCAGCAGCCAGGCGCTGATCTCCCCCGTGCTGACCGGCCCCGACTTCCCGGACTACAGGTTCCTCGGGTTCTGGTCGATACATCTGCTCGTCGTGTGGGCGGCGATCTATCTCACCTGGGGTCGGGGCATGCGTCCCACGTGGCGTAGCTATCGCCTGACCGTCACTGTCACGTTGTCCTGGGTCACTCTCACCATGGCGTTCAATGCCATCGTCGGGTCGAATTATGGCTTCCTCAACGAGAAGCCCTCAACGGCAAGTCTTTTGGATCTGATGGGTCCGTGGCCCTGGTACGTGGTCTCCGCGACCGGGTTGGTTCTCACGGTCTGGGCATTGATGACCTGGCCGTGGGAGCGATCCGCGGGTAAAACGGGCGAAGGTCAGACAACGCCGAGATAG